From the genome of Glycine soja cultivar W05 chromosome 14, ASM419377v2, whole genome shotgun sequence:
TTATTCTCTTTCCCATAATATTCATTAACAATCTAGGACAATACTTGTTTTGGGACAAACATAGtgtcttttaaattttgttactcTCCACTTGTATCTATCTGTTAAAATTTATATGGTGGAAAAAACATTTGATACATAATTGCAGAACCCGCTTATCACATGGGCATAATAAATCTGGTTATAAACATTTATACAATGTTATGAAAATCAATCCGATCATTGATCTTTGAGGTAGTGGATTAGTGGTTTAATCAATGGGTCAGGAATTTATtcgattaaaaaattcaaaattatatatatttattatatataaatatataattaacattatttgattatgacatattttaaaatttaaaataataattgaaatattaaaattaataataatgagatattaaaataatatctaaatatgatttattttttttgcatacATATCCCAGCCCGAGTTTATAAAACCGATCTGGTTACATACATGAATAATCCAATAACAAAATGGGCCTCATTTGGTTACCGGATTCCCATTGGACTAATGCCACTGGCCGGGCCGAACAACACTGCATTTATAGACGCATGGAATTCTTACCCGTATCacaattattgacattttttagATAAAGTCCATCCATCACGTTACtgggaaatgaaaagaaaataaaaaaagaagaaagaaaagtcaATCCTAGCGTGCAGATAGGTGAGAGTCTTTTCCTGCCCTATAGTAGGTGTTGATTTTTGCTAGCACTGGTCTCGATTCTCTGGTTTCCAATAATATCGTGGGTTATTTATAGGTTTAATTAACAATTCAGttcctaaattatttaaaatacattaatttagTTTCCAAATTTTGAACGCCTGAAATTaggttctctaatttttttaaatgtctaaATTAGATCTTTTCCGTCAAATTGATATTTCTGATGGTTTCATAGGCAAAAATGTGATGAGATGATTGGGTTTATGTTGCCAGCCACACATTAGGgaaatgctaggtgcacccagtaaTATTGTTGGTACACCCAGCAATTAGGTGAATGGACAAAACTGTCCTTGTAtcaaagtttgaaaataaaactaattcaaaaaaaagtaattccttctttcaaaaggtgcacctagcatgttCCCACACATTATCGCCGTTGCAGGTCCAGGAAGGTGGCGTAGTTTGTGGTGGAGGGGGAGGACACCACGGAGCCTAGAGGAGGGAGGAATCAGATTATTTTTCCTCtcgtgatttttaaaaataagaaaaaatatataatgataaattttagCCGTCACTTTTGTAAATGAAACTATTAGAATTTTATCCTGGCAAcgttaatttgataaaaatgacTTAttgagtttaaaaaattaaaagatctgATTCAAGCGTTTAAAAATTTGGAGATCAAATTgatgtattttaaataatttagggatcaaaatataattaagtattatttATGCCTATACAAAtgcaaataaaacatttaaaattatgatttttttttacattattttctttccgtcCTATCTTTACGGTTTAATGCATCAGATAAATGTGTcatcatataagaaaaaataaaatttggtgtaacacaaattgagaaaaaaatgtcaaaaaattgGTGAAGATAATTtggacatatataaaaaaaaattcacagaGGTGTTGGTCAAAAGAATAGATtgcataatttttattgttataaaaagtAGGAGAGATACAAAGAGATCGGAGGTAGGAATGAagagaaatataattatttttgaaactttaatttttaatcatattcaTTGATATCGTGTAATTCATGTAAGTAATATCATCTGATCGACAAGATTTTGTTGaatcttataattatattttaattttttacatgaaTATTCTATTCCCAGGGATAATTAAACTTATTAGTTATGTAAGTTATTTTAATGAATCTTATCCTCTAGctatatatatacatctttAATGAATTGGGTTTTCTGTTCTActgtgaaaaaaaaaggtttctatacatcaaataataaaagcaCTAAAATCAAATGTTGAATATATGGTCGGATCCATATGACAACTGCACGATGACCCAGCATTCTGTAAAATTCATACATTTCTGGCAGGAAAATATGTTAGATTATCATTAATGTTCTGTTGCTTACCTGTTATTATTTTACCAACTAAGGATATGATCTGGGGCCTGTCTGCAATACAAACCATAACGTGGtgccaaacatattttagtGTTCAGGAGTTCTGACCCTGATTCTGTAGTATCGTTTATTTAATTGCATTAGCATGTGTGAGCAATAAGAACAATTAAGTTAGTCAACATTGGAAATGCACTCTTTTTAtgtgaaatttttatatatggttaggggattttttttttctcttcacctTCTGGTTCgtaagagaaaaagaataaataaaacttaattaataattgttttcatCAACAATGATTAGGAAATGAGaaaagcaaaatagtaaatatagaagttttatatataatttaatgattgTTCACAAGATTACTTATGTAATATTTCTCGACCtatttatcatttgtaaaaTAGATACATTTCGGCGGGTATTACTTGAGATCCGTCTTTGAACCACGACATTCTAAAACGGTTgaataattgatgtaaaaagatGTGCGTGTCTCAATGATATCGATTACAATAACGGGTGATAATCGACatagaaagacatttttaatcGATGTAGAAAGGTAATTTTTTAGTAATAAGTTAAAGGCTAACAAGTGTATGGACTGTTGCACCCAGATCAAGAAAAACACAATGTTAGTTTACTCacatgagtgaaaaaaaaaggaaagaacattcttgttaattgttagttcAATGTTAAATCAATCACAACATTGCATGTGCATGTGGGTTTTCTATCCTTCACTTCACTGATCCATTCTTGCTTCCACTTTTTTCTTACTCTCCGTGACCATGTGATGCTTTTCAGAATCCACTCACTCGATGGTAGTGATGGAGATAAGAAAAACCTTTTACTTTATTTGAAGTCATTGATGAAGTACAGTGCAATGCTAAACACGCCTTACTCATCTGGTGTTATTATAGCATATGGTCCAATGCAACTGACCACATGAATAATTCCCTTGCCTTTGTACTATCTTTTTCTATCCCTTATCCCCTTAACTTaacttataaaaatgaaaatgaaaatagtaataataatgacAATAAAGGGAATATTAAATCTTGTTTTGGCCCATAAACAATTCACGCATTGCTTATAAATCAACATGTGGTTGAtttgagtgattttttttaacttaacttGTGAGTattgtggataaaaaaaatgattaaaagaaaaaataatcattttgtatttttaattttttttataaatactctTTCTCATTTCACTCAAACACCATTTAGAGgacaaaatcatatttattcacaataatcaaaacaaataatatttttttagttattataatactaataagaaatatttatcaGTTTTGTGGATCACTAATATCTAAGTTAATTTAGCTTATCACTCTTAAAAAAGtatcatctctttttttttttttttcttcacactCAAATCTGAAACTGATTTCACTTATGTCATCCACATGTTTTCTGAAATACGAGCGACATGTTAGTAAAACAGAGAATACTTGAAATGAGCCTAATAATGCAACTGGACACAAACCTAAAGGACTTAATAAAGGACACATATGAATGTTGTCCTTTGTTTTGGTGCATAAACAAGgccaaattgcaaagaagaggAAACTACACGTGGTTGACATGAATGGGGTTTAAGTGGCCCTTGCTTGTAGAAGATGGCTCATGCTCATGCAGCTGAAATCATCATAAGGCTCCAATTATCGGTTCAGTCTTGTTTGGTGTTTGTTGGGAGAGATAAAGACAGTGTATGTAATTGTCAATAGGTACAattcaatattaattaaagGACATAAATTAAACATCTGTCTCCCATGGCATTATCGCCATGAATCAACTAGTGCTAAGTCATGCATCCTTTATTTACTCTTTCTTAATTCTTACTTTGCATTACCTCAACAATTAAATCACAATAACATAATTCTTTTTGCATGTCAAGTTAATTGATGCAATTCTATGataaatagaaattaattagtgcaatattttttttggtgaataatgCAATAAAATTGAATCGCTAATTAACTATTGATGATGTGGGTTTAAGTGGTGAAgtgcttaattttatttaaataactatttgaatataaatgttgggaatataaaaatgttatgaatttcttctctctttaaaattaatttactaacaccgcttaaattagttaaaatttaatgtaaccCATCATTGTCGCTTTTTGTCCTTTTTAAACAAAGTAACGCTTGAGCCTTTGTGTCGATTTCAACAAAATTAtcgaatttaatttatatatattatttaaaatatttaatcagatttatgattttaacACATAATATTGTACCAACGAAATTTTTAACACAATATAATATAGCgataaaataaattcttattaGATAGTTGTATAAAAATGTAGATAATGTTGCGTCTCTGAGGAAAAGACTAGAGAATTTACTTTCTATATCAATTATAatcacaagtaatataaaaaagtgaATTTCACGTCACgttgttataaaaaatgacTTTCTATATCTATAATATAATAGTTTGAAAGTGTCAAAACAATTTTAACTTTAACGGGTTGACATacataatttattcaaataggTTTGGTTATACGTTCTAACTCACTAATCCATTTAACTCGCCAACGCAATACAAGTTTGATTGGATTAACTCAGTTGTGTCTTTCTCTATCCTTTTTCTTTAGCTGCAtttaatacttatatttttttatgaccaTCTCTTAAATATTTACTTGATTTActagttttataatattttctctttttttttaattatatttgattataaaaggtggaaatttttaagatgaacaaaatgataaaatattttgttaattttttcaaaacaagAATGAGTTGACGGGCCAACCCAACCCACAACCCAATTCAAAAATAGGTTTTACCTCaatccaacttttttttttcccagcAGATTAAAGACAAGTTGAATTTGGCTGACCAGTTTGACACCTCTGGAACTATAACCTATattgaaagtattttttaaaataaaagaatactgACATAGATAACTTGGATATATAACTAATACCTATTAGCTTAATTTCATAGCCAGTTCAAACACAATAAAAAGATCACATAATAATTACACTTTGATAGTATGATTCACATAATTAAAAACACTTGTCacatacatttaaaatattgacACTATCccttacacacacacacacattcagTTTGATGGAACCAATTCACAGAAAATCACTTTAACAACACAATAATCAATTCACATAACTCATACATCAacgctaatatatatatatatatatatatatatatatatatatatatatatatatatatatatatatatatgtcggtGGTTTTCTAACGCTATTAGGCATACTGGATGAACTTATTTCTCAATATTTCAGATTTTAGAATGTTGAACATGAGCTATAATACATGAATACAATGAAGGTACACACAAGGGCATAAGCATATAAAAGGTCTTGTAAAAAGTCTaaaattcaaaatgactttctagataatttttttgcaaCTGATGCAAAAAGTTTTGTAAGAAATTTAATAAGTTTGAGAATGCatcaataaaacaaaattacttCGTAAAGCCAAtctaaaaaatgtatattaagtTTTTGTCAATTGATTTGTATGTCTATTtcaatttaaagaaaatgtaattatCTCACGTACTACATTAAATTTCAAGGaccaatatatattatcaagaaaaaaaaatcttttatatacTAGTTACAATTAGaacaaaatttcaaatgatACTAAATACCCGTATTTAAAACTtacaatatgaaatttaaagcaATGCACAAATCCGTGGATAAGATAAGTCATAATCGTGTAAAGTCATTCAATTGTATTTCAACGAAGTCGTATACAGAACTAGGTTTGAAGCTCGATCGTCCAAGTCTTTGTTGGTGACAATAAAACTTTTAAGTTCGAGAAAAAGGCTTGTGATTTTACACAAttaatgataaattgaataaatcATAATGTCTTTTTAATTTGGGGCAGAGATGGAGAAGCCCAAAATGCTAAAATTACCAAataaaataggagaaaaatACCCAAACAATGTCAAGAAAATCCATTAGATTTAAAACACACGAAATTCAAAATAACTCGTATAATAGATGATGAAGCAACTAGTAATTagcaaaagaaataaacaattcGAATTcgaatattgtatttttttatgtaaaaaaatttgtgaGTTGAATCCTAAAAATTCATTAGAATCATAACAGaccttaatatttaaaaaacttataaaaatacttaCAAATTGATCACCAATGAgataattatacattttttatatggtatataataatatatatgtctTAGATTCAATAAATTCAACAGCAACACATAATTTCGTcagttgatttattttttaatgatattaatattaaaacaaacatttgtatgtggaatatatttttgattaattttttataagaggcaattttatttaaaacattatcACCGTTAGATATTATAACCATTTTTCCAAATGAAAGTCAAACCTAATTTCTTTTATGTAAAAACTTGTTTCTTTTGTTcaagagaaatataaaatttacctcaataaaaaaacaaaaatataaaatttacatttttatataatatacataaCTTAGATTCAAACATATAATAACGTATTTCATACTCAGTAAACAAAGTCATTAGTTTGTTCAAATAGGGATTTAAAATAccaaagttaattttataaataggaTGATGATATTGTACTATTACATTAACAactatattttagattttattattatctacggtccatttaatttaacattttggattttttgttttattttgatagttatttataatattaataaaatattatttatatatttttatcatatgcttaatcatatatttataacaaaaaaataacaaaaaagtataaaagaaaaaaatataattaatatgaaaaacttacataatattctttataaaattaaaaatattagtttgatttcttataaaattatagattCATTAGATTCTGTTTGTTATAGTTGATGTACCAaaatctcaaatataaaaagaatataaatgggATTTGAGTTAAAAAAGGGAGTGTAATTCTGATCCACAAATAGTTCATTTTGTAGTACAAACTTGTAaagagggcctctcatcctcCCTTGATCTCCCATTAAACCCCCATCAAAGccaattacaaaacaaaataaaccaaCCCCTCAACTACCTCTCAACCCCTCACTCTACCTCTCAACCCTaatttccaaatttttttattttatttttaaattctcccTTGCTCCCTCTTTCCCTGTCCCTCCTTTTCCCCCggtaaaaagagaaacaaaaagctGAGGACCTCCCCAAACTTTGCAAACATGCAaattcaccaccaccaccaccaccaaagcCTAAACTTTAAGCATCCAAAATCCCCCTCTTCTCTCTATCCACCCATCCATCTTCCCCACCAACAAAAATAGTaacaaacccaaaacaaaaaacaaaaaagaatccaTTCTTTCTCCATTTTCAACCCCATTTCCCCCCAAAATCCAATCTTTCCCCATACCCACTTCACAAAATCTCCCTTTTCTCCAAACCCAAATCCCAATTCCGGCAAAGCCAAGCAAAGAAAGAGAATCAATCACAAAGTTGAAGCTTCCCACCTTCAATGTGGCGACCGTGGGGCAAATCAACGGTTCGAATTCACAGCGCGTCTTCATCACCCTCTTCCACATTCTCTTGTTCTTCCTTCAAAGACATTCAGACCCTTTGCCTCGACGAACCCCcccaacaccaccaccaccaactaCCCTCTCCTTCCCCCACTAGAAAAGCCTCCGTTTTCCACCGAGTCCGACTCGCCAACTCGCTCCTCCGAACCTGGTCAACTCACCTCCACCCCCAACCTCCCAAACTCCCCCGAACCCTCTCCCACCCCGATCCCCCCGAATCCGAACCTGATGTTGTTGTTTCAAAACCCGAACCTGATGTTGTTGTCTCAAAACccgaacaacaacaacaacctgcGATTTATTATTTCCCAGGCGCGGAACAGCGCGTGGTGGTGTACTACACGAGCCTGCGCGTGGTGAGGCCCACGTTCGAGGCGTGCAAGAGCGTGCTCTCCATCCTACGCGGCTTCCGCGTCCAAATCGACGAGCGTGACGTGTCCATGGACTCGGGCTTCACCGCCGAACTCAACCGCATCATGGGCCGCCCCGAGCTCGGCCCAGGCCCATCCCTGCCGCGCGTGTTCATCGCTGGCAGGTACGTTGGTGGGGCCGAGGAGCTGCGACAGCTCAACGAGGTCGGCGAGCTTAAGAAGATCCTCCTGGACCTGCCCGCAGTGGATCCCACCGCTGAGTGCCACGTGTGCGCGGGTCACAGGTTCGTTCTGTGCGACGAGTGTAACGGTAGCAGGAAGGTCTACACCGAAAAGACCGGCTTCAAAACGTGTAACGCGTGCAATGAAAACGGTCTCGTTAAGTGCCCCTCTTGTTTTCCTTCTACTTCTCCACCACCCATTTTATCATCAACAACATCCAAATTTAACAATGAAATCCAAAATTGAAAccattttcctcttctttttttataaattaaattgtttaggttttatttttggatAATGAGTTTTGTAGCTTTTTGGGCGTGTGAGAATGATATGTATAGGCCCATCTGGAAGGGTAATATTTTGAAGAttatatatcttaatttaactaacttgtttttttttttgttgttttcctttTACTCAATCACATTGTACTCTTCTCTTGAAACAAAAAGTtgtgtatattttaattttgatttaatttgtgtattttattttcatattttttttctcgttagttttatttatattcttattaATTGAGTGAGGAATAATTTCGGGTGTATAGAAAAGTTGAAGTGAATTCTTATGTCATGACTTTTGTATACTTCATTTTTTTGTAGTATTATTTTTGCTCATACTACACATAATTGGTGACTTGCTGTGGAATTGGTGAGAATCATTCTGGTGCAAAAAAATGTGGAAAGTATTAATTTTCCTGTTATTATAGTAACTGTTTAATTAATTGCACGAAAAGTGTGTAAAGTGAACAGTGATGTAGCTAAATACTATACTATGAGAAACAAAGTACAAGAGCCCAAACTACAACGAGCTGTGCCTGTGCTGAGAAACAATAATGCAATCCCTGAACCCTATGtaacaaaacattcatcattctACAtatgcatacatttttttttccttatttaggTAAGTAATTGTCAATTTCTGTAACTTGATCCAGTATTTTATCTTGGTCATTGTCATCTTGAGCTAGTTTTGGATGCATTCTGGACATTTGCTAGAAGTAGTTTGTCTTTATTATGTTCCAGTTTAGGCTTAAGTCTAGGGTTGTTGGATTGGAACCCTCCACGGTAATATTCACAAAAATGACCTTCTCTGGCATTTGGGAGATTGTACATTTATCTAACGAACTTGCTGAATTCCTTTACACCTTTCATGATTTGATTCTTTTAAGCCTGTAATTGGTGAAgggcttttatttatttttttaaacggtATGATATTTTAGCTGCCATTCATTCACCCATTCAATTCTAGACGAGGTAAGTCACCAAAGTTGAGTTGATCCACCGATGCTTGTATGATAGTAGTATTAGAGATTCAAAACTTGGTTCATTTATTAGCTTGTTAAACTTAGACTAAATGAATTTAACTTTGAGTTGAAAATTGTGAACTCGTAAAATAGATGAACTTGAATCATGAGTAGTGTTGATAAAATGATTTGTGCAGATGCTGATAGTTGTTAATATGTTATAGACGTTTTGGTTTTGAATCGGTGATGGCCTGATGGGTATTGTTACAAATAATTGTTACGTATATACAGGGAAATTTTATATTGAGCGAGCTTTTTTCATACTAAAATGttcagtcaatttttttttaagattagttCTCAGGAAAGCTAATAGATTCTCTACACTAATGTTTTGGTGATCCAATATGGAGCAACTTTTTTTATCAGTTAAAACCTGAGTTTCTAATGTCCAAAATTACCTCCATAGAATGTGTTcataagttaaatatttattttgtcattttggAAATTCTTTATTACTTTTTGGGAGAATACCATTGTAGAACACCAATCTCTATTCTCTAACCATAATAAATATTGGCCTTCATGCTGCAAAAATTTGACCAAACTCTATGTAGCAAGCAGGGCATACACTGAATCGTGTGTATCCAACACAATGAGTTGGTTATGATTTCTAATTCAAGCTTGTACGATTTGTATTAACTCATGGGTTTGTTCTTACTTATTACACCACAATCATGGACTTAAATTATAGGTGATGACAACATATGTTAGCAAGTGTAGAGTATCCACATGCATACTGAAAACTACTAATTCAGTCGTTTTCTTTTGGCAATGTAGTTGTCACTTCACTTGGGATATTCAAAAACTGCAATTACTATATGcttttattcttattaatatACCATCGTAGGTTGAACATTAAAACTCTAATATGATCGTTTAATTGCCATATAATGATAACCAGCTTGGCAAACGATAAGACTTCGCACCAAACATATAATGATATTGTCATAAATGTCACTTTATTTAAGTTGGACGACGAAGCTGACATGCAACTTGGTTGTGCGTTCAATACTAGTAGAGCCAAGAGGATGACAAATGTGTTGTCTTGTCCCTTAATTTTAGCTAGAAACCCTTTATactgttgattaaaaaaatcctttaaTGACCCAAATTATCAAATTCtgatttaaaaagtaaaaaaaaaaaactacacccttcgtttctttttatttgcctccttttg
Proteins encoded in this window:
- the LOC114383484 gene encoding uncharacterized protein At5g39865-like, which encodes MWRPWGKSTVRIHSASSSPSSTFSCSSFKDIQTLCLDEPPQHHHHQLPSPSPTRKASVFHRVRLANSLLRTWSTHLHPQPPKLPRTLSHPDPPESEPDVVVSKPEPDVVVSKPEQQQQPAIYYFPGAEQRVVVYYTSLRVVRPTFEACKSVLSILRGFRVQIDERDVSMDSGFTAELNRIMGRPELGPGPSLPRVFIAGRYVGGAEELRQLNEVGELKKILLDLPAVDPTAECHVCAGHRFVLCDECNGSRKVYTEKTGFKTCNACNENGLVKCPSCFPSTSPPPILSSTTSKFNNEIQN